One segment of Solanum lycopersicum chromosome 1, SLM_r2.1 DNA contains the following:
- the LOC101247742 gene encoding mRNA-decapping enzyme-like protein, with amino-acid sequence MSQNGKLMPNLDQNSTKLLNLTVLQRIDPFVEEILITAAHVTLYEFNIDNSQWSRKDVEGSLFVVKRSAQPRFQFIVMNRRNTDNLVEDLLGDFEFELQLPYLLYRNSSQEVNGIWFYNSRECEEVANLFNRILSAYSKVPTKFKLPTNQSEFEELEAVPSMSVMDGPLEPSSTTSNTADVPDDRSFVNFFSNAVRIGSGPNAAVQGQSYDSAAVVLPSPRPPPAVPPSSAPAPSPSPPLSTSSTLMPTVDAPEPDTSTRRSSNLVKPSSFFGPPPSSSPLIPPVSSSVPTAPPLHSPGNLQCHYGAPLLQPFPPPNLPPSLTPTSAPSPSNGHVISRDKVREAFLMLVQDNQFIDMVYRALVNAHHT; translated from the exons ATGTCTCAGAACGGGAAATTAATGCCTAATTTGGACCAAAACAGTACAAAGCTTCTTAACTTAACGGTTCTTCAGAGAATCGATCCATTTGTTGAAGAAATCTTGATTACTGCTGCTCATGTTACTCTATATGAATTCAATATCGATAATAGCCAATGG AGTCGAAAGGATGTAGAAGGATCCTTGTTTGTTGTCAAGAG GAGTGCTCAACCTCGGTTTCAGTTCATTGTTATGAACCGCAGAAATACAG ATAATTTGGTGGAGGATCTTTTGGGAGATTTTGAGTTCGAGCTCCAGCTCCCATATTTATTATATCGAAATTCTTCACAAGAAGTAAATGGCATATGGTTCTACAATTCACGCGAATGTGAAGAAGTTGCAAACCTCTTTAACAG GATATTGAGTGCTTATTCCAAGGTGCCTACCAAGTTCAAATTACCAACCAACCAGAG TGAATTTGAAGAGCTGGAAGCAGTTCCAAGCATGTCGGTAATGGATGGTCCCCTGGAGCCATCATCTACTACATCAAATACTGCAGATGTCCCAGATGATCGTTCCTTCGTGAATTTTTTCAGT AATGCTGTGAGAATTGGTAGTGGTCCAAATGCTGCAGTTCAGGGACAGTCGTATGACTCAGCTGCAGTAGTCCTACCTTCTCCTCGTCCTCCTCCTGCTGTACCTCCCTCTTCGGCACCTGCACCGTCTCCATCTCCTCCTCTTTCTACATCTTCGACTTTGATGCCTACAGTTGATGCTCCTGAACCTGATACCAGTACTAGAAGGTCTTCAAATCTTGTGAAGCCATCATCATTCTTTGGTCCTCCTCCTTCCTCTTCTCCGCTGATACCTCCTGTCTCTTCATCTGTGCCTACTGCTCCTCCACTTCATTCCCCTGGGAATCTTCAATGCCATTACGGAGCTCCTTTGCTTCAGCCATTTCCTCCTCCGAATCTGCCTCCATCTCTCACTCCTACTTCTGCTCCTAGCCCAAGCAATGGACATGTCATTAGCAGAGACAAAGTGCGGGAGGCATTTTTGATGCTTGTTCAA GATAACCAATTCATTGACATGGTATACCGCGCTCTTGTGAACGCTCATCATACATGA
- the LOC101247550 gene encoding peroxidase 60-like, whose amino-acid sequence MSKALALVVVLFFVGFFGECYGELRVGFYKGKCGITDVEVVVKKVVETWHFTKREKDIAAALLRMQFHDCFVNGCDASILLDGNNSEKKAGPNSSVRGYKLIDAIKEALEARCKGLVSCADIISLATRDAVVLSGGKWYNVETGRRDGKVSLASNVDLPSPSISVSDSIKVFGKKKISPIDMVYLLGGHTVGNTRCSLIQDRIYNFNNTGVRDPTMSNWLFSELIKKCPRVSSFDNNVPLDMKTPSFVDNSFFGEIQKGNGVLKIDQQLALDGLTKKIVGDIVKDPNFFTNFGEAMVKLGRVEVLIDGQGEVRTSCRVVNKKSFFFGLFN is encoded by the exons atgtCTAAAGCATTGGCACTTGTGGTTGTGTTATTTTTTGTGGGATTTTTTGGTGAATGTTATGGGGAACTTAGAGTTGGATTTTACAAAGGAAAATGTGGTATAACagatgttgaagttgttgttaaAAAAGTTGTTGAAACATGGCATTTTACAAAGAGGGAAAAAGATATTGCAGCTGCTCTTCTACGTATGCAATTTCATGATTGCTTTGTTAAT GGTTGTGATGCATCAATTCTATTGGATGGAAATAATAGTGAGAAAAAAGCAGGCCCAAATTCAAGTGTTAGGGGTTATAAACTCATTGATGCTATTAAAGAAGCTTTAGAGGCAAGATGCAAAGGCCTTGTCTCTTGTGCTGACATTATTTCTCTGGCAACTAGAGATGCTGTTGTCTTg AGTGGAGGAAAATGGTACAATGTAGAAACAGGAAGAAGGGATGGTAAAGTTTCCTTAGCATCAAATGTGGATCTTCCTTCTCCATCTATTTCAGTCTCTGATTCCATCAAAGTCTTTGGCAAGAAAAAAATTTCTCCAATAGACATGGTTTATCTTCTAg GTGGACACACTGTTGGCAACACTCGTTGCTCACTCATCCAAGATAGGATATACAACTTCAATAATACAGGTGTTCGTGATCCAACCATGAGCAATTGGCTATTTTCTGAGTTAATAAAAAAGTGTCCTAGAGTTTCATCCTTTGATAACAATGTTCCTCTTGATATGAAGACTCCATCATTTGTTGATAACTCATTTTTTGGAGAAATTCAAAAGGGTAATGGGGTTCTTAAAATTGATCAACAACTAGCATTGGATGGGTTGACAAAGAAAATTGTAGGTGATATTGTCAAAGACCCTAATTTTTTCACTAATTTTGGAGAAGCCATGGTGAAATTGGGTAGAGTTGAAGTACTAATTGATGGACAAGGAGAAGTGAGGACATCATGTAGGGTTGTGAATAAGAAGTCATTCTTTTTTGGGTTGTTCAATTAG
- the LOC101247248 gene encoding peroxidase 57-like, with amino-acid sequence MSKALALVVVLFFMLFCEICYGELRVGFYEGKCGLTNVEGVVQNVVNTWHIEKKEKDIPAALLRMQFHDCFVKGCDASILLDGFISEKTAVPNSSVRGYELIDAIKEALEAKCQGLVSCADIISMATRDAVVLGGGKWYDVETGRRDGNVSLASNVNLPAATISVSDSIKLFASKNLTQYDMVYLLGGHTVGIARCSLFKDRIYNYNNTGGPDPSMSPWLLAELKERCPRISLFFDNTYPLDVKTPSLVDNSYFQEIQRGNGVLQIDQQIALDELTKNIVDDIVSDPDFYTKFGEAMVKLGRVEVLIDGQGEVRKSCRVVNEKPFIFGGFH; translated from the exons ATGTCTAAAGCATTGGCTCTTGTGGTGgtgttattttttatgttattttgtgAAATATGCTATGGGGAACTtagagttggattttatgaaggaaaatgtGGGTTGACAAATGTTGAAGGTGTTGTCCAAAATGTTGTAAATACATGGCATAttgaaaagaaggaaaaggataTTCCAGCTGCTCTTCTACGTATGCAATTTCATGATTGTTTTGTTAAG GGTTGTGATGCATCAATTCTATTGGATGGATTCATCAGTGAGAAAACAGCAGTCCCAAATTCAAGTGTTAGGGGATATGAACTCATTGATGCTATTAAAGAAGCTTTAGAAGCAAAATGTCAAGGCCTAGTTTCTTGTGCTGATATTATTTCTATGGCAACTAGAGATGCTGTTGTCTTG GGTGGAGGAAAATGGTATGATGTAGAAACAGGAAGAAGGGATGGAAATGTTTCCTTAGCATCAAATGTGAATCTTCCTGCTGCAACAATTTCAGTTTCTGATTCCATCAAACTCTTTGCAAGCAAAAATCTTACTCAATATGACATGGTTTATCTTCTAG GTGGCCACACCGTTGGAATTGCTCGTTGCTCACTCTTCAAAGATAGAATATACAACTACAATAATACTGGTGGTCCTGATCCAAGCATGAGCCCATGGCTATTGGCTGAATTAAAGGAAAGATGCCCtagaatttcattattttttgacaACACTTATCCTCTTGATGTGAAGACTCCATCTTTGGTAGATAATTCATATTTTCAAGAGATTCAAAGGGGAAATGGGGTTCTTCAAATTGATCAACAAATAGCATTGGATGAATTGACAAAGAATATTGTGGATGATATTGTTAGTGATCCTGATTTTTACACTAAGTTTGGTGAGGCAATGGTCAAATTGGGTAGAGTTGAAGTATTAATTGATGGACAAGGTGAAGTGAGGAAATCATGTAGGGTTGTTAATGAGAAGCCATTTATTTTTGGAGGGTTCCATTAG
- the LOC101247451 gene encoding UDP-D-apiose/UDP-D-xylose synthase 2, with amino-acid sequence MAGRVDLDGNPINPMTICMIGAGGFIGSHLCEKLMSETQHTVLAVDVYSDKIKHLLEPTSLPWNGRIQFHRINIKNDSRLEGLIKMADLTVNLAAICTPADYNTRPLDTIYSNFIDALPVVKYCSENGKRLIHFSTCEVYGKTIGAFLPEDSPLRQDPAYFLLSEDASPCIFGPIEKQRWSYACAKQLIERLIYAEGAENGLEFTIVRPFNWIGPRMDFIPGIDGPSEGVPRVLACFSNNLLRHEPLKLVDGGHSQRTFIYIKDAIEAVSLMIENPARANGHIFNVGNPNNEVTVKQLAEMMTQVYSKVSGETPLETPTVDVSSKEFYGEGYDDSDKRIPDMTIINRQLGWNPKTSLWDLLESTLTYQHRTYAEAVKQAMSKTTTN; translated from the exons ATGGCAGGGAGGGTAGATCTAGACGGCAATCCGATCAATCCGATGACGATTTGCATGATCGGCGCCGGTGGATTCATTGGCTCGCACTTATGTGAGAAGCTCATGTCGGAAACGCAGCACACGGTGCTCGCCGTCGATGTTTACAGTGATAAAATCAAGCATCTGCTTGAACCGACTTCTCTACCTTGGAATGGACGGATACAGTTCCACAGAATTAACATTAAGAATGATTCTCGTCTTGAAGGACTCATCAAAATGGCAGATCTg aCTGTAAATCTTGCTGCAATCTGCACTCCAGCTGATTATAATACACGTCCGCTTGACACAATCTACAGCAACTTCATTGATGCTCTACCAGTG GTTAAGTACTGCTCAGAAAATGGAAAGCGTCTCATTCACTTTTCCACTTGTGAAGTTTATGGGAAAACCATAGGTGCTTTTTTGCCCGAAGACAGCCCATTGCGGCAG GATCCtgcttattttcttctttcggAAGATGCATCTCCATGCATTTTTGGACCTATTGAGAAGCAAAGGTGGTCCTATGCCTGTGCAAAGCAATTGATTGAGAGATTGATCTATG CTGAGGGTGCTGAGAATGGCTTAGAATTCACCATCGTTAGGCCCTTCAATTGGATTGGCCCCAGGATGGATTTTATACCCGGGATCGATGGTCCTAGTGAAGGTGTTCCAAGAGTATTGGCTTGCTTTAGTAAT AACCTATTAAGGCATGAACCACTAAAACTAGTGGACGGTGGACACTCGCAGAGAACCTTCATATATATCAAGGATGCTATTGAAGCTGTTTCCCTGATGATT GAAAATCCTGCTCGGGCCAACGGCCATATCTTTAACGTCGGCAATCCTAATAACGAAGTTACTGTCAAGCAGCTAGCTGAAATGATGACTCAG GTGTACTCAAAAGTGAGTGGAGAAACCCCTCTTGAAACTCCCACCGTCGATGTTAGTTCTAAAGAATTTTATGGCGAGGGGTATGATGACAGTGACAAGCGGATTCCAGACATGACCATAATCAACAGACAGCTCG GTTGGAACCCAAAGACATCCCTATGGGACTTGCTTGAATCCACACTCACTTACCAACATAGGACATACGCGGAGGCTGTCAAGCAGGCGATGTCAAAGACAACGACAAACTGA